One Deltaproteobacteria bacterium genomic region harbors:
- a CDS encoding NarK/NasA family nitrate transporter translates to MSLRAFKQAGHWPTLVAAFLYFDLSFCVWSLLGPLGNFIAEDFRLDATWKGILVATPLLGGSIFRVVMGGLTDHLGPRRTGLVGIALTFVPLLLGWLFADSLGRLFTVAVLLGVPGASFAVALPLVSRWYPPEHQGLAMGIAGAGNSGTVLAALFMPRLAAAFGWRAAMGLATVPMAVAAVVFFLCARDSSSQPAPRRFRDYAALLRELDTLWFCLFYGITFGGFVGLASFLGIFFHDQYGVGKVAAGDLTALCVFAGSFMRPIGGLLADRQGGIRVLTVLYAAVALLLLGVASLPPLWLATALFFAALALLGAGNGSVFQLVPLRFQREIGVITGLVGAAGGLGGFLLPSILGMLKDITGTYATGLLALSAVCVWGMTLVLAVSRGWGLTWAGDGGRARLVRSAVRTGPRPMQRDSPLPVVVQR, encoded by the coding sequence ATGAGCTTGAGGGCGTTCAAGCAGGCCGGTCACTGGCCCACGCTCGTCGCCGCCTTCCTCTACTTCGACCTGAGCTTCTGCGTCTGGTCGCTACTCGGGCCGCTCGGCAACTTCATCGCCGAGGACTTCAGGCTCGACGCGACGTGGAAGGGCATCCTGGTCGCGACCCCGCTGCTCGGGGGGTCGATCTTTCGCGTCGTGATGGGCGGGCTCACCGACCACCTCGGCCCGCGCCGCACGGGGCTCGTCGGCATCGCCCTGACCTTCGTGCCGCTGCTCCTCGGCTGGCTCTTCGCCGATTCCCTCGGGCGTCTCTTCACGGTCGCCGTGCTGCTCGGCGTGCCGGGCGCGAGCTTCGCCGTTGCGCTGCCGCTCGTCTCACGCTGGTATCCGCCGGAGCACCAGGGCCTCGCCATGGGGATCGCGGGTGCGGGGAACTCGGGCACCGTGCTCGCCGCGCTCTTCATGCCGCGGCTGGCCGCGGCGTTCGGTTGGCGCGCGGCGATGGGGCTCGCGACGGTGCCGATGGCGGTCGCGGCCGTCGTCTTCTTCCTCTGCGCCCGGGACAGCTCGAGCCAGCCGGCGCCGAGGCGCTTCCGCGACTACGCCGCCCTGCTGAGGGAGCTCGACACGCTCTGGTTCTGCCTCTTCTACGGCATCACCTTCGGCGGCTTCGTCGGCCTGGCGAGCTTTCTCGGCATCTTCTTCCACGACCAGTACGGGGTGGGCAAGGTCGCCGCTGGCGACCTCACCGCGCTCTGCGTGTTCGCGGGCAGCTTCATGCGGCCGATCGGCGGGCTGCTCGCCGACCGCCAGGGCGGCATCCGCGTGCTGACGGTACTCTACGCTGCCGTGGCCCTGCTTCTCCTCGGCGTTGCGAGCCTGCCTCCCCTCTGGCTCGCGACGGCGCTCTTCTTCGCCGCGCTCGCTCTGCTCGGCGCGGGCAACGGTTCCGTCTTCCAGCTCGTGCCGCTGCGCTTTCAAAGGGAGATCGGGGTGATCACCGGCTTGGTCGGCGCCGCAGGAGGCCTCGGGGGCTTCCTCCTCCCGTCCATCCTGGGCATGCTCAAGGACATCACGGGTACCTATGCGACCGGCCTCCTGGCGCTCTCGGCCGTCTGCGTATGGGGCATGACGCTCGTGCTGGCGGTGAGCAGGGGCTGGGGGCTCACCTGGGCGGGCGACGGCGGGCGGGCGCGGCTCGTGCGGTCGGCGGTCCGGACCGGACCCCGACCGATGCAGCGAGACTCCCCGCTGCCGGTCGTTGTCCAGCGCTGA
- a CDS encoding 4Fe-4S dicluster domain-containing protein, with protein MSVSEGHRLTGELFIDPNRCIGCRACEEACSECPGHGGHTMIHLDFLERATSVQTAPTVCMHCEDPACASVCPADAIKVDPDGVVLTAMAERCIGCGNCVLACPFGVPELHAARDLMMKCDLCYDRTSVDLKPMCATVCPSGALFFGTREEVEDLRSARSLNVFEFGDEVVRTKNHLMVPAHTRVLAVTPTERPPRTPAEQHLEEALC; from the coding sequence GTGAGCGTGAGCGAAGGACATCGATTGACCGGCGAGCTCTTCATCGACCCGAACCGCTGCATCGGCTGCCGGGCCTGCGAGGAGGCGTGCAGCGAGTGCCCCGGCCACGGTGGCCACACCATGATCCACCTCGACTTCCTCGAGCGCGCGACGTCGGTGCAGACCGCGCCCACGGTGTGCATGCACTGCGAGGACCCGGCGTGCGCGAGCGTCTGCCCGGCCGACGCCATCAAGGTCGACCCCGACGGCGTCGTCCTCACGGCGATGGCCGAGCGGTGCATCGGGTGCGGCAACTGCGTGCTCGCCTGCCCCTTCGGCGTGCCGGAGCTCCACGCCGCGCGCGACCTCATGATGAAGTGCGACCTCTGCTACGACCGGACCTCCGTGGACTTGAAGCCCATGTGCGCCACCGTCTGCCCGTCGGGCGCGCTGTTCTTCGGCACCCGCGAAGAGGTCGAGGACCTGCGCTCGGCGCGGTCGCTCAACGTCTTCGAGTTCGGCGACGAGGTCGTGCGCACGAAGAACCACCTGATGGTACCCGCCCACACCCGGGTACTCGCGGTCACCCCGACGGAGCGGCCGCCGCGCACGCCCGCCGAGCAGCATCTCGAGGAGGCGCTGTGTTGA
- a CDS encoding HAMP domain-containing histidine kinase, which translates to MASSLLYPATMGTPSDGPAAGESSTSDLAAFNRWLCLTRLRAAAAVAAFATVIAPLGLASINLIGVFAVCGSLALTSLVGLAVRPLRLLPIPFFYAQTAIDLLAITFGIGFSASGQSVGLFHLIYALVIVPASLFSSPAGFMAATVATIGHELLVGIEHGFAPGAFVGVESLVPVFLFFLIAHQTAFYGSHLHEKNRVLTGLAERLKESRQSLAAEGRLSAALVDAAQTLSASVEAPELFDHLTRTTREQLCADWGATFLVDLERNTFHLAAATDSQLSSSELSRIEFPLSSWSAVGRLSIHRVVVLNGRLAECTPAVFTGDRKLATVLLAALHNHGAMVGFVAVGYTELLVESSEWALRLLAGIADHATIVMHNARLLEEVKQASALKSEFVGAISHELRSPLNVILGYLEMALDGGLGDIAPELDDALRRSRRQSIELLELITALLDLNRLEAGRLPVHRTPVAMTELLRTVFQQLPENWGRAEVELRLDVAADLPVIETDAHKVKTVVRNLIHNALKFTEQGHVTLSAQTTPGGGVEVTVADSGRGIPPEAVRYVFEMFRQVPGSGGGGVGLGLHIVQRFVQVLGGSVRVSSQVGVGTRFTVTLPYVAPSLRSAPVRGDGLPADASTAA; encoded by the coding sequence ATGGCATCGTCGTTGCTGTACCCGGCGACGATGGGGACGCCCAGCGACGGCCCTGCTGCGGGCGAATCCAGCACGAGCGACCTCGCGGCGTTCAACCGCTGGCTCTGCCTCACGCGCCTGCGGGCCGCCGCCGCCGTCGCGGCTTTCGCGACCGTCATCGCGCCGCTCGGGCTCGCGTCGATCAATCTGATCGGCGTCTTCGCCGTCTGCGGGAGCCTGGCGCTCACCTCGCTCGTCGGGCTCGCCGTCCGCCCCCTCCGCCTCCTGCCGATCCCGTTCTTCTATGCCCAGACGGCCATCGATCTGCTCGCCATCACGTTCGGCATCGGCTTCTCGGCGTCGGGCCAGTCGGTCGGCCTGTTCCACCTCATCTACGCGCTCGTCATCGTGCCGGCGAGCCTCTTCTCCTCGCCCGCGGGCTTCATGGCGGCCACCGTGGCGACGATCGGCCACGAGCTGCTGGTCGGCATCGAGCACGGCTTCGCGCCCGGCGCGTTCGTCGGCGTCGAGTCGCTCGTGCCCGTGTTCCTCTTCTTCCTCATCGCCCACCAGACGGCCTTCTACGGCTCCCATCTGCACGAGAAGAACCGCGTCCTCACCGGCCTCGCCGAGCGGCTGAAGGAGAGCCGCCAGAGCCTCGCGGCCGAGGGCCGGCTGTCGGCGGCGCTGGTGGACGCGGCGCAGACGCTCAGCGCCAGCGTCGAGGCGCCCGAGCTGTTCGACCATCTGACGCGCACGACGCGCGAGCAGCTCTGCGCCGACTGGGGCGCCACGTTCCTCGTCGACCTGGAGCGGAACACCTTCCACCTGGCCGCCGCCACCGATTCGCAGCTCTCGTCGAGCGAGCTGAGCCGCATCGAGTTCCCGCTCTCCAGCTGGTCGGCCGTCGGCCGTCTCTCCATCCATCGCGTGGTGGTGCTCAACGGCAGGCTGGCCGAGTGCACGCCCGCCGTCTTCACCGGCGACCGCAAGCTCGCGACGGTCCTGCTGGCGGCGCTCCACAACCACGGGGCCATGGTCGGCTTCGTGGCGGTCGGCTATACGGAGTTGCTCGTCGAGTCGAGCGAATGGGCGCTCAGACTCCTCGCCGGCATCGCCGACCACGCGACCATCGTCATGCACAACGCCCGCCTCCTCGAGGAGGTGAAGCAGGCCAGCGCGCTCAAGTCCGAGTTCGTCGGCGCCATCTCGCACGAGCTGCGCTCGCCGCTGAACGTCATCCTCGGCTACCTCGAGATGGCGCTCGACGGGGGGCTGGGTGACATCGCCCCCGAGCTTGACGACGCGCTCCGCCGCTCTCGCCGGCAGTCGATCGAGCTGCTCGAGCTGATCACGGCGCTCCTCGACCTGAACCGCCTCGAGGCCGGCCGGCTGCCCGTGCACCGCACCCCCGTGGCGATGACGGAGCTGCTGCGCACCGTCTTCCAGCAGCTGCCCGAGAACTGGGGACGAGCGGAGGTGGAGCTGCGGCTCGACGTCGCCGCCGACCTGCCGGTGATCGAGACGGACGCGCACAAGGTGAAGACCGTGGTCCGCAACCTGATCCACAACGCGCTCAAGTTCACCGAGCAGGGCCACGTCACCCTCTCGGCGCAGACGACCCCCGGCGGCGGCGTCGAGGTCACGGTCGCCGACAGCGGCCGCGGCATCCCGCCCGAGGCCGTGCGCTACGTCTTCGAGATGTTCCGCCAGGTGCCGGGGTCGGGCGGGGGCGGCGTCGGCCTCGGGCTACACATCGTGCAACGCTTCGTGCAGGTGCTCGGCGGCTCGGTTCGCGTCTCGAGCCAGGTCGGCGTCGGTACCCGCTTCACGGTGACGCTGCCGTACGTCGCGCCGAGCCTCCGGTCGGCACCAGTCCGGGGCGACGGCCTGCCGGCCGACGCCTCGACGGCAGCCTAG
- a CDS encoding HlyC/CorC family transporter: MTALLVALPSLLAVRALAAAGEVLVASGPRRPSPVGDATLASAARAVASVAGGAAVGIAAALVWAYARRGAVPVALALFVPAALVLSDLLPRGLAPGLPAHWQRRTERTLAALAVVLWPLVILQRALGALLVGAGPGGPLVMLRQLGAWLAVRPQRGALDVSEAGLVARIARFAAKTVRDALVPHVDVCAVPDTARVGDVVALVRERGFSRLPVFHERLFNTIGTVSSFDLLGVDPALPVTAVMHEPFFVPETKPLPELLATLQAERRHLALVVDEYGGFVGLVTVEDLVEEIVGEIEDEYDVRRELYRRVAPGVFVVSARAPVADLNERFGWNLPVGDYETVGGLLLDRLGRVPKPGDGVRAGRVRLEVTRASARAVLELRVAVG, from the coding sequence ATGACCGCCCTCCTGGTCGCCCTCCCGTCCTTGCTCGCCGTGCGCGCGCTGGCCGCGGCGGGCGAGGTCCTCGTGGCGAGCGGGCCGCGCCGCCCGTCGCCGGTCGGCGACGCGACGCTCGCCTCGGCCGCCCGCGCCGTCGCATCCGTGGCCGGTGGCGCGGCCGTCGGAATCGCCGCGGCGCTCGTCTGGGCCTATGCCCGCCGCGGCGCCGTGCCGGTGGCGCTGGCGCTCTTCGTGCCGGCGGCGCTCGTCCTCTCCGATCTCCTGCCGCGGGGCCTCGCGCCGGGCCTGCCCGCCCACTGGCAGCGCCGCACGGAGCGCACGCTCGCCGCCCTCGCCGTCGTCCTCTGGCCGCTCGTCATCCTCCAGCGCGCGCTGGGCGCGCTCCTCGTCGGAGCCGGCCCCGGCGGACCGCTCGTGATGCTGCGGCAGCTCGGTGCCTGGCTGGCGGTGCGTCCCCAGCGCGGGGCGCTCGACGTCTCGGAGGCAGGCCTGGTGGCGCGCATCGCCCGCTTCGCCGCCAAGACCGTGCGCGACGCGCTCGTGCCGCACGTCGACGTCTGCGCCGTGCCCGACACGGCCCGCGTCGGCGACGTCGTGGCGCTCGTGCGCGAGCGCGGCTTCTCGCGCCTGCCCGTCTTCCACGAGCGGCTGTTCAACACGATCGGCACCGTGTCGAGCTTCGACCTGCTCGGCGTCGATCCGGCGCTGCCGGTCACGGCGGTGATGCACGAGCCCTTCTTCGTGCCGGAGACGAAGCCGCTCCCCGAGCTGCTGGCGACGTTGCAGGCCGAACGGCGCCACCTCGCGCTCGTCGTCGACGAGTACGGCGGCTTCGTCGGACTGGTCACGGTCGAGGACCTGGTCGAGGAGATTGTCGGCGAGATCGAGGACGAATATGATGTGCGTCGCGAGCTCTACCGGCGAGTGGCGCCGGGCGTCTTCGTGGTGAGCGCGCGCGCTCCGGTGGCCGACCTGAACGAGCGTTTCGGCTGGAACCTGCCCGTCGGCGACTACGAGACCGTCGGCGGGCTGCTCCTCGACCGCCTCGGGCGTGTGCCGAAGCCGGGCGACGGGGTGCGCGCCGGGCGCGTCCGCCTCGAGGTCACGCGGGCGAGCGCGCGTGCCGTGCTCGAGCTGCGGGTGGCGGTCGGCTGA
- a CDS encoding Rieske (2Fe-2S) protein — protein sequence MLKKRDPFPVALADERRLDRRRFLKAAGATAVLALGGEWIGQRLSEPGPLEAIHLPDGVELPPGEARTLGSSDDRREILVVRLDPRSVVAFDRRCPHLGCPVLWSAERARFECPCHRAAFDARTGRVLFGPPRRGLTAVRVAAS from the coding sequence GTGTTGAAGAAGCGAGACCCTTTCCCCGTTGCGCTGGCGGACGAGCGTCGCCTCGATCGCCGGCGCTTCCTCAAAGCCGCCGGGGCAACCGCAGTGCTCGCCCTGGGCGGCGAATGGATCGGGCAGCGGCTCTCCGAGCCCGGGCCGCTCGAGGCGATCCATCTCCCTGACGGTGTCGAGCTGCCTCCGGGCGAGGCCCGCACGCTAGGGTCCTCCGACGATCGGCGCGAGATCCTCGTGGTCCGGCTCGATCCCCGCTCCGTGGTGGCGTTCGACCGGCGCTGCCCCCACCTCGGCTGCCCCGTGCTCTGGTCGGCCGAGCGCGCGCGCTTCGAGTGCCCCTGTCACCGCGCGGCCTTCGACGCGCGGACCGGCCGGGTGCTGTTCGGCCCGCCGCGGCGGGGTCTCACGGCCGTGCGAGTGGCGGCGTCATGA
- the sufT gene encoding putative Fe-S cluster assembly protein SufT — MERIELARDCEAVQIPFGHTVTLEKGTDVVITQSLGGSYTVQAAAYGGLFRIAGEDADALGKEPVAAPAEAAADAPDLEHQVWDVLRTCYDPEIPVNIVDLGLVYDMRVTPSASGGNRVDVRMTLTAPGCGMGNFIGADARQKLLALPGVEEADVEIVWDPPWNPQMISPEGRERLGMA, encoded by the coding sequence ATGGAGCGAATCGAGCTCGCGCGTGACTGCGAGGCCGTACAGATTCCCTTCGGCCACACGGTGACGCTCGAGAAGGGCACGGACGTGGTGATCACGCAGTCGCTCGGCGGATCGTACACGGTGCAGGCCGCCGCCTACGGCGGCCTCTTCCGCATCGCGGGCGAGGACGCCGACGCGCTCGGCAAGGAGCCCGTGGCGGCGCCGGCCGAAGCGGCCGCGGACGCGCCCGACCTCGAGCACCAGGTCTGGGACGTCCTGAGGACCTGCTACGACCCGGAGATCCCGGTGAACATCGTCGACCTCGGGCTCGTGTACGACATGCGGGTCACGCCGAGCGCCTCGGGCGGCAACCGGGTGGACGTGCGCATGACGCTCACCGCGCCGGGCTGCGGCATGGGCAACTTCATCGGTGCCGACGCCCGGCAGAAGCTGCTCGCCCTGCCCGGGGTGGAGGAGGCCGACGTCGAGATCGTCTGGGATCCGCCGTGGAATCCGCAAATGATCTCGCCGGAGGGTCGCGAGCGGCTGGGGATGGCGTAG
- a CDS encoding CBS domain-containing protein, with amino-acid sequence MTVPVALAVVGICLAALALLTAPQASRLLRPGTPPPRPRRVWVTLLAAREIGTGGAAAAAAWAALASGRMPAWAAAAAAGAAAYLVAETVAPALGLAMPAGLADWLGDGIDRLLAPLRRPLERPAVLLATWLAGERGLAPASVLRFAADGAVEEDEEAALDALGRELLGRLRDFQQRPVRAVMTPRLRIVALPVDLPGPALLATLYEHRFSRLPVYRGDRDNVIGVLYAKDLCGLDVKAPGFRLEPLLRPPTFVPVSMRAGDVFRELRRKVHLALVVDEYGGIAGLVTMEDLLGELFGDVADEYREARAR; translated from the coding sequence ATGACCGTGCCCGTGGCGCTGGCCGTGGTCGGCATCTGCCTCGCGGCGCTCGCCCTCCTGACGGCTCCGCAAGCCTCGAGACTCCTCCGCCCCGGCACCCCGCCGCCGAGACCGCGTCGCGTCTGGGTGACCCTTCTCGCCGCGCGCGAGATCGGGACGGGCGGCGCCGCGGCGGCGGCCGCGTGGGCGGCGCTGGCCAGCGGCAGGATGCCGGCATGGGCCGCGGCGGCGGCCGCCGGGGCGGCCGCCTACCTCGTCGCCGAGACGGTCGCGCCGGCGCTCGGACTCGCCATGCCCGCCGGGCTCGCCGACTGGCTTGGCGACGGCATCGACCGCCTGCTCGCCCCCCTTCGCCGGCCGCTCGAGCGCCCCGCCGTCCTGCTCGCGACCTGGCTCGCCGGCGAGCGCGGGCTCGCGCCCGCGAGCGTGCTCCGCTTCGCGGCGGACGGCGCGGTGGAGGAAGACGAGGAAGCGGCGCTCGACGCTCTCGGCCGCGAGCTGCTCGGCCGCCTGCGCGACTTCCAGCAGCGCCCCGTGCGCGCCGTCATGACGCCGCGGCTCCGCATCGTCGCCCTGCCGGTCGACCTGCCCGGGCCCGCGCTCCTCGCCACGCTGTACGAGCACCGCTTCTCGCGTCTGCCCGTATACCGCGGCGACCGCGACAACGTGATCGGCGTGCTCTACGCCAAGGACCTCTGCGGGCTCGACGTCAAGGCGCCCGGCTTTCGTCTGGAGCCGCTCCTCCGCCCGCCTACCTTCGTGCCGGTCAGCATGCGGGCGGGTGACGTCTTCCGCGAGCTCCGCCGGAAGGTGCATCTCGCGCTGGTGGTCGACGAGTACGGGGGGATCGCGGGCCTGGTCACCATGGAGGATCTCCTCGGCGAGCTCTTCGGCGACGTCGCCGACGAGTACCGGGAAGCCCGCGCGCGATGA
- a CDS encoding AarF/ABC1/UbiB kinase family protein yields MADITSGRTRRMLSVGRLTTSVGGSYLWQAIKRPFQSASRHERTLLETHIRNAQRVVARSKELRGAFMKLAQMLSMRSDLLPAEALEVLSVVQSSVPPMPWARIRRVLAAELGAPPEERFRRFEREAFAAASLGQVHRAELARGQRVAVKVQYPGVAATVQQDLKNVKALLRVFTAMARDLARQDVDTGEVAAELEARLREELDYLNEAANLERFRRLLADDPEVVIPRVHPKLTTRRVLTMEYLEGYPIQDIMAPGVDQALKDWVAEKLFRLLWRQVLELGALHTDPHPGNYLVTHHPRLGLLDFGSVRLFEPDIRSGYLRLAEALLAHDDAGIAAACAALGFIGPHDDPGPMVKIMHVACEPLERDLRFDPRDYDLLARGAQMAEIALAHRIFRAPGHRVFLLRALVGLDAYLKAFGTVRNWHRLFREIVERANGHA; encoded by the coding sequence GTGGCCGACATCACCTCCGGGCGCACGCGCCGCATGCTGTCGGTCGGGCGGCTCACGACCTCGGTCGGCGGCAGCTACCTCTGGCAGGCGATCAAGCGCCCGTTCCAGTCGGCGTCGCGCCACGAGCGGACCCTGCTCGAGACGCACATCCGGAACGCCCAGCGGGTGGTCGCCCGCTCGAAGGAGCTGCGCGGCGCCTTCATGAAGCTCGCGCAGATGCTGAGCATGCGGAGCGACCTCCTACCGGCAGAGGCGCTCGAGGTCCTGTCCGTGGTCCAATCGTCGGTGCCGCCGATGCCCTGGGCCCGCATCCGCAGGGTGCTGGCTGCCGAGCTCGGCGCCCCACCCGAAGAACGCTTCCGCCGCTTCGAGCGCGAGGCGTTCGCGGCCGCGTCGCTCGGCCAGGTGCACCGTGCGGAGCTCGCACGCGGGCAGCGGGTCGCGGTCAAGGTGCAGTATCCCGGCGTCGCCGCCACCGTGCAGCAGGATCTCAAGAACGTGAAGGCGCTCCTGCGGGTCTTCACCGCCATGGCGCGCGACCTCGCGCGCCAGGACGTCGACACCGGCGAGGTCGCCGCGGAGCTCGAGGCGCGGCTCCGCGAGGAGCTGGACTACCTGAACGAGGCGGCGAATCTCGAGCGCTTCCGCCGCCTGCTCGCCGACGACCCCGAGGTGGTGATCCCGCGCGTCCACCCGAAGCTCACCACCCGGCGGGTGCTGACGATGGAGTACCTCGAGGGCTACCCGATCCAGGACATCATGGCGCCGGGCGTGGACCAGGCCCTCAAGGACTGGGTGGCCGAGAAGCTCTTCCGGCTCCTCTGGCGCCAGGTCCTCGAGCTCGGGGCGCTGCACACCGACCCGCATCCGGGGAACTACCTCGTCACCCACCATCCCCGTCTCGGCCTCCTCGACTTCGGCAGCGTGCGGCTGTTTGAGCCGGACATCCGCAGCGGCTACCTCCGCCTGGCCGAGGCCCTCCTCGCGCACGACGACGCCGGGATCGCCGCCGCCTGCGCGGCGCTCGGCTTCATCGGCCCGCACGACGATCCGGGCCCGATGGTGAAGATCATGCACGTCGCGTGCGAGCCGCTCGAGCGCGACCTGCGCTTCGATCCGCGCGACTACGACCTCCTCGCGCGGGGTGCGCAGATGGCGGAGATCGCGCTCGCGCATCGCATCTTCCGCGCTCCCGGACACCGCGTCTTCCTCCTGCGCGCGCTCGTCGGCCTCGACGCCTATCTCAAGGCGTTCGGCACGGTACGCAACTGGCACCGGCTCTTCCGGGAGATCGTCGAGCGTGCTAACGGACACGCATGA
- the larB gene encoding nickel pincer cofactor biosynthesis protein LarB, with product MERRQLADLLTAVRAGDTSVDEALARLRELPYEDLGFARVDHHRGLRNGFAEAILGEGKTPEQVIAIAERMVAAGTNVLVTRLEPDPAARLRTALPGFEYHSLPRLAVHRTRAVEPEGGTVLVVTAGTADLPVAEEAAITAELMGNRVERLYDAGVAGIHRLLDRRVRLWEAAVLIVVAGMEGALPSVVGGLVDRPVIAVPTSVGYGAHLGGLAALLGMLNTCAAGVVVVNIDNGFGAAAAATRINRRDAP from the coding sequence ATGGAGCGGAGGCAGCTCGCCGACCTGCTCACCGCCGTGCGGGCGGGGGACACCTCGGTGGACGAGGCGCTCGCCCGGCTGCGCGAGCTGCCCTACGAGGATCTCGGGTTCGCGCGCGTCGACCACCACCGCGGCCTGCGCAACGGGTTCGCGGAGGCGATCCTCGGCGAGGGGAAGACGCCCGAGCAGGTGATCGCGATCGCCGAGCGCATGGTCGCGGCGGGGACCAACGTGCTGGTGACACGCCTCGAGCCCGACCCGGCCGCGCGCCTGCGCACCGCGCTCCCGGGCTTCGAGTACCACTCGCTGCCGCGGCTCGCCGTGCATCGCACGCGAGCCGTGGAGCCCGAGGGGGGCACCGTGCTCGTGGTCACGGCGGGGACGGCGGACCTGCCGGTGGCGGAGGAGGCGGCGATCACCGCGGAGCTGATGGGGAACCGCGTCGAGCGGCTCTACGATGCCGGCGTGGCCGGCATCCATCGCCTGCTCGACCGCCGGGTGCGGCTGTGGGAGGCGGCGGTGCTGATCGTCGTCGCGGGCATGGAGGGCGCGCTCCCGAGCGTCGTCGGCGGCCTCGTCGACCGCCCGGTCATCGCCGTGCCCACGAGCGTCGGCTACGGCGCGCACCTCGGCGGACTCGCCGCGCTCCTCGGCATGCTGAACACGTGTGCCGCGGGCGTCGTCGTCGTGAACATCGACAACGGGTTCGGCGCGGCCGCGGCGGCGACGCGTATCAACAGAAGAGACGCGCCGTAG
- a CDS encoding ACT domain-containing protein, with product MRRWFALSAIGRDRPGIVADLAELIYECDCNLEDSSMTILGSEFAVLLLLSCEGEDVERRLTAGCKRLEWERRLTVFFRPLEGDGPPRPAGVPGSPMECAVTGVDKAGIVARVARVLAGHGVNITALNTQSRPEPETGTPIYTMRIQMIVPRAVDRQALRAELERVAADLRVELTLAETAAG from the coding sequence ATGAGGCGCTGGTTCGCGCTCTCGGCCATCGGCCGCGACCGCCCGGGCATCGTCGCCGACCTCGCCGAGCTGATCTACGAGTGCGACTGCAACCTCGAGGACTCGAGCATGACCATCCTCGGGTCCGAGTTCGCGGTGCTGCTGCTCCTCTCGTGCGAGGGGGAGGACGTCGAGCGGCGGCTCACCGCCGGCTGCAAGCGGCTCGAGTGGGAGAGGCGGCTCACCGTCTTCTTCCGCCCGCTCGAGGGCGACGGCCCGCCGCGCCCGGCCGGGGTGCCCGGCAGCCCGATGGAGTGCGCCGTGACGGGCGTCGACAAGGCAGGGATCGTGGCCCGCGTCGCTCGGGTGCTGGCGGGCCACGGTGTCAACATCACGGCGCTCAACACCCAGTCCCGGCCCGAGCCGGAGACGGGGACGCCGATCTACACGATGCGCATCCAGATGATCGTGCCGCGCGCCGTCGACCGCCAGGCGCTGCGCGCGGAGCTCGAGCGCGTGGCCGCCGACCTGCGCGTCGAGCTGACGCTCGCCGAGACCGCAGCGGGGTAG